One genomic region from Streptomyces sp. NBC_00457 encodes:
- a CDS encoding nucleotidyltransferase family protein — translation MTDPNAASRPVQAVVLAGGQGSRLRPYTDDRPKPMVEIPGTGTPIIGHQLVWLAEEGVTDVVVSCGHLADVLQKWLESAELPVRVTTVVETEPLGRGGGLKYAAAHLPHPDQHWYATNGDIWTRFSLRDMADFHAERDAIATLALARPRIPWGAVRTDGFGHITDFIEAPPSTFEINAGVYVFSPEFAGMLPERGDHERTTFPRLARERRLAGFPLPQGAYWRAIDTAKDLTEAAKELRGLRGGGL, via the coding sequence ATGACCGATCCGAACGCCGCGTCTCGCCCTGTCCAGGCCGTCGTCCTGGCCGGGGGCCAGGGCTCCCGGCTGCGCCCCTACACGGACGACCGGCCCAAGCCGATGGTCGAGATCCCCGGAACGGGGACGCCGATCATCGGCCATCAGCTTGTCTGGCTCGCCGAGGAGGGCGTCACGGACGTGGTGGTCAGCTGCGGCCACCTTGCCGACGTCCTGCAGAAGTGGCTGGAGTCGGCGGAGCTTCCCGTGCGGGTCACGACCGTCGTCGAGACCGAGCCGCTCGGGCGCGGCGGGGGCCTGAAGTATGCCGCCGCGCACCTTCCCCATCCGGACCAGCACTGGTACGCCACCAACGGCGACATCTGGACCCGGTTCTCGCTGCGTGACATGGCCGACTTCCACGCCGAGCGGGACGCCATAGCGACGCTCGCGCTGGCCCGGCCGCGGATTCCGTGGGGGGCGGTGCGGACGGACGGGTTCGGTCACATCACGGACTTCATCGAGGCGCCGCCGTCGACGTTCGAGATCAATGCGGGGGTGTACGTGTTCTCTCCCGAGTTCGCCGGGATGTTGCCGGAGCGGGGGGATCATGAGCGGACGACGTTTCCGCGGTTGGCTCGGGAGCGGCGGTTGGCGGGGTTTCCTCTTCCGCAGGGGGCGTATTGGCGGGCCATTGATACGGCGAAGGATTTGACCGAGGCTGCGAAGGAACTCCGTGGGCTGCGGGGTGGGGGCCTCTAG
- a CDS encoding heavy metal translocating P-type ATPase: MPSTLTQPTADRTAPPRPPEAIRRRTRVLALPEARWAVAATAFFLLALPLQLAGAPAWTWGPLYALSYATGGWEPGWEGLKALRDKTLDVDLLMIVAALGAASIGQVMDGALLIVIFATSGALEALATARTADSVRGLLDLAPATATRLTPDGGEQTVAVEELRVGDIVLVRPGERVGADGRVLDGASEVDQATITGEPLPVAKEPGDEVFAGTLNGTGALRVRVERDASDSVIARIVRMVEEASETKAPTQLFIEKVEQRYSVGMVAATLAVFLVPLALGAALTGSLLRAMTFMIVASPCAIVLSTMPPLLSAIANAGRHGVLVKSAVVMERLGQVDTVALDKTGTLTEGTPRVTDVTPLPASGLDESALLTLAAAAEHPSEHPLARAIVAAARERGLTLPETENFDSTPGVGVTAGIDGRTVAVGAPARLLNDTGDTAALVARLEDDGRTAVLVTVDGTPAGVLGIADRLRPNAAATITSLAALTGTKPVLLTGDNPRAAAHVAAEVGIDDVRAGLLPEHKVAAVKELEAAGRKVMVVGDGVNDAPALAAAHSGVAMGRAGSDLALETADAVIVRDELTTVPAVIALSRRARQLVVQNLVVAGVFIAVLVTWDLAGTLPLPLGVLGHEGSTVLVGLNGLRLLREAAWQRAERESGR; encoded by the coding sequence ATGCCCTCCACCCTCACCCAGCCGACGGCGGACCGGACCGCGCCGCCGCGGCCGCCGGAAGCCATCCGCCGCCGCACCCGCGTCCTCGCCCTCCCCGAGGCCCGCTGGGCCGTCGCGGCCACCGCCTTCTTCCTGCTCGCGCTGCCGCTCCAGCTGGCCGGCGCCCCCGCCTGGACCTGGGGCCCGCTCTATGCCCTGTCGTACGCCACCGGCGGCTGGGAGCCCGGCTGGGAAGGCCTCAAGGCCCTCAGGGACAAGACCCTCGACGTCGACCTGCTGATGATCGTCGCCGCCCTCGGCGCCGCCTCCATCGGCCAGGTCATGGACGGCGCCCTGCTCATCGTCATCTTCGCCACCTCGGGCGCCCTGGAGGCCCTGGCCACCGCCCGCACCGCCGACTCGGTCCGCGGCCTGCTCGACCTGGCCCCCGCCACGGCGACCCGCCTCACCCCCGACGGCGGCGAACAGACCGTCGCCGTGGAGGAGTTGAGGGTCGGCGACATCGTCCTCGTACGCCCCGGCGAACGCGTCGGCGCCGACGGCCGCGTGCTCGACGGAGCCAGCGAGGTCGACCAGGCGACCATCACCGGCGAGCCACTGCCGGTCGCCAAGGAGCCCGGCGACGAGGTCTTCGCGGGAACCCTCAACGGCACGGGTGCCTTGCGCGTCCGCGTCGAGCGGGACGCCTCCGACTCCGTGATCGCCCGGATCGTCCGGATGGTCGAGGAGGCCTCCGAGACCAAGGCCCCCACCCAGCTGTTCATCGAGAAGGTCGAACAGCGCTACTCGGTCGGCATGGTCGCTGCCACCCTCGCCGTCTTCCTCGTACCGCTCGCCCTCGGCGCCGCGCTCACCGGCTCACTGCTGCGGGCGATGACCTTCATGATCGTCGCTTCGCCGTGCGCGATCGTTCTTTCCACCATGCCGCCGCTGCTGTCCGCGATCGCCAACGCCGGACGCCACGGTGTCCTGGTCAAGTCGGCGGTGGTGATGGAACGCCTGGGCCAGGTCGACACCGTCGCCCTCGACAAGACGGGCACCCTCACGGAGGGCACCCCGCGCGTCACGGACGTAACCCCCCTGCCGGCTTCCGGCCTCGACGAATCCGCCCTGCTCACCCTGGCCGCAGCCGCCGAGCACCCCAGCGAACACCCGCTGGCCCGCGCCATCGTGGCCGCGGCCCGCGAACGCGGTCTCACGCTGCCGGAGACCGAGAACTTCGACTCCACACCGGGCGTCGGGGTGACCGCCGGGATCGACGGCCGCACCGTCGCCGTGGGCGCCCCCGCACGCCTGCTGAACGACACAGGTGACACGGCCGCCCTGGTCGCGCGACTGGAGGACGACGGCCGTACGGCGGTCCTGGTGACGGTCGACGGCACCCCGGCCGGAGTGCTGGGCATCGCCGACCGCCTGCGCCCGAACGCGGCGGCCACGATCACCTCCCTCGCGGCCCTCACCGGAACCAAGCCCGTGCTGCTCACCGGCGACAACCCGCGCGCCGCCGCCCACGTGGCCGCCGAGGTCGGCATCGACGACGTACGCGCCGGGCTGCTCCCCGAGCACAAGGTCGCCGCGGTGAAGGAGCTGGAGGCCGCGGGCCGCAAGGTGATGGTGGTGGGCGACGGCGTCAACGACGCCCCCGCTCTCGCCGCCGCTCACTCCGGCGTCGCGATGGGGCGCGCGGGTTCGGATCTCGCGCTGGAGACGGCGGACGCGGTGATCGTCCGAGACGAACTCACCACGGTGCCCGCGGTGATCGCCCTCTCGCGCCGGGCACGGCAGCTGGTGGTGCAGAACCTGGTGGTCGCCGGTGTGTTCATCGCGGTGCTGGTGACCTGGGACCTGGCGGGGACGCTGCCGCTGCCGCTCGGTGTGCTCGGGCACGAGGGGTCGACCGTGCTGGTCGGCCTCAACGGTCTGCGGCTGCTGCGGGAGGCTGCGTGGCAGCGGGCGGAGCGTGAGTCGGGGCGCTGA
- a CDS encoding acyl carrier protein gives MDVEHVDVWEALRPLCARVMSVPVEAVLPQARLVADLGADSLDITELQAASEDEFGVSLRGTDTSGVSTVGDVADLIVRLRTHAGHGPLAAR, from the coding sequence ATGGACGTGGAACATGTGGACGTATGGGAAGCGCTGCGACCGCTGTGTGCGCGGGTGATGTCGGTGCCGGTGGAGGCGGTCCTGCCGCAGGCCCGGCTGGTGGCCGATCTGGGCGCCGACAGTCTGGACATCACCGAGCTGCAGGCGGCGTCGGAGGACGAGTTCGGGGTGTCCCTGCGCGGAACCGACACCTCCGGGGTGTCCACCGTGGGTGATGTCGCCGACCTCATCGTGAGGCTGCGCACCCACGCCGGCCACGGCCCCCTCGCCGCCCGGTGA
- a CDS encoding methyltransferase: MTDLTTTPATDEAAGDPAADVASLMQMIAGGAILQTLHAVAELNIADHLAEGARTAKEVAEREGSHERSTFRLMRAAASLGVLSYEGAGRFGLTGRGQMLRTDVPGSLRSLVLIQAGESHWQPWSLFPEAVRQGASQAKKALGADVFDYYARPEKADEARLFADSMRDLAGMVTQGILAEADTEGLSTAVDVGGGDGHLVLALMEANPALHGQVLDLRHAIEDASRQAERRGLSDRFAGVPGDFFLEVPSADLYLLKTVLHDWDDERCTTILRNCRSAAHEGGRALVVEMLVDNEIGKPDFATIADVTMLCVTGGIERDLDEFDALFAATGWRRGRTYPVGGGYHAMELEAV; the protein is encoded by the coding sequence ATGACCGACCTGACCACGACACCCGCAACGGACGAGGCCGCCGGCGACCCGGCGGCGGATGTCGCGAGCCTGATGCAGATGATCGCCGGCGGGGCGATCCTGCAGACACTGCACGCGGTTGCCGAACTCAACATCGCCGACCACCTTGCCGAGGGAGCACGCACGGCGAAGGAGGTGGCCGAGCGCGAGGGCAGCCATGAGCGATCCACCTTCCGTCTGATGCGCGCCGCCGCGTCGCTTGGAGTGCTCAGCTACGAAGGGGCGGGGCGCTTCGGCCTGACCGGGCGGGGCCAGATGCTGCGTACCGATGTGCCGGGCTCCCTGCGCTCCTTGGTGCTGATCCAGGCCGGTGAGTCGCACTGGCAGCCCTGGAGCCTGTTCCCCGAGGCGGTGCGGCAGGGCGCGAGCCAGGCGAAGAAGGCATTGGGCGCGGACGTATTCGACTACTACGCGCGGCCGGAGAAAGCCGACGAGGCCCGGCTGTTCGCCGACTCCATGCGCGACTTGGCCGGCATGGTGACCCAGGGCATCCTGGCCGAGGCCGACACCGAGGGCCTGTCCACCGCCGTCGACGTCGGTGGCGGGGACGGACACCTCGTACTGGCACTCATGGAGGCCAATCCCGCTCTGCACGGCCAGGTACTCGACCTGCGGCACGCCATCGAGGATGCGAGCCGGCAGGCCGAACGGCGGGGCCTGTCCGACCGTTTCGCCGGTGTGCCGGGCGACTTCTTCCTCGAGGTGCCCAGCGCGGATCTCTACCTCCTCAAGACCGTGCTCCACGACTGGGACGACGAGCGCTGTACGACGATCCTGCGCAACTGCCGTTCCGCGGCGCACGAAGGCGGGCGCGCCCTGGTCGTGGAAATGCTCGTCGACAACGAGATCGGCAAGCCCGACTTCGCCACCATCGCGGACGTGACCATGCTGTGCGTGACGGGCGGCATCGAACGAGACCTGGACGAGTTCGACGCGCTCTTCGCCGCCACCGGCTGGCGCCGCGGCAGGACCTACCCCGTCGGCGGTGGCTACCACGCCATGGAACTCGAGGCCGTCTGA
- a CDS encoding wax ester/triacylglycerol synthase domain-containing protein, translating into MRLSAFDEGHLRNGLPGTIGIAAVFPGTPFDLEQVRSRVRERWGELDRMSQVLRPPAGPAALSGHRWSAARPFDPAAHITATDQDLDSLLTAGVGHPLPPERPLWRLLVAPHATPAGEHAIVLLAHHALLDGRSLETLFRMLMDDAAPPSALGPATAAGRPRIKAATVLRELHRIGVPSQPLPPTPADGMRPSVAMVGLDPQTMRTARRQPSGGRGATLNELLLSAYAGALRACYGPLRSWPKGPTPLYATVPVDLRTRHSAGQLGNGVTVLRIPLPVDIASPVERLQACQDLVAALHHRCDAHRAILPALQASARTVPWLAEVMAKRLARPEITTSLCTAFKWRDSPSRLYGRPLARIVPLPQLSPPGTANLCLVHTADAYTLTVVSHLRAGDAEMIGAAVAQELQAVAASGAAPSPRRTEPRLSAPTHAPPAATQPPAAAADR; encoded by the coding sequence ATGAGGCTGTCGGCCTTCGACGAGGGGCACCTCCGCAATGGGCTGCCGGGGACGATCGGCATCGCCGCGGTGTTTCCCGGAACGCCGTTCGACCTGGAGCAGGTGCGGTCCCGAGTCCGCGAGCGATGGGGCGAACTGGACCGGATGAGCCAGGTGCTGCGGCCTCCCGCCGGGCCGGCGGCGCTGTCGGGCCACCGGTGGTCGGCCGCCCGGCCCTTCGATCCCGCCGCGCACATCACCGCCACTGACCAGGACCTGGACTCCCTGCTCACCGCGGGCGTCGGGCACCCGCTGCCGCCCGAACGGCCACTGTGGCGACTGCTGGTGGCCCCGCACGCCACCCCGGCGGGCGAGCACGCCATCGTGCTGCTCGCCCATCACGCACTGCTGGACGGCAGATCCCTGGAGACGCTCTTCCGGATGCTGATGGACGACGCCGCACCGCCGTCCGCGCTCGGACCGGCTACGGCAGCGGGGCGCCCGCGCATCAAAGCGGCCACCGTGCTCCGGGAGTTGCACCGCATCGGGGTCCCCAGCCAGCCCCTTCCTCCGACGCCCGCCGACGGCATGCGGCCGTCGGTGGCCATGGTCGGCCTCGACCCGCAGACCATGCGCACGGCCCGCCGCCAGCCGTCCGGCGGGCGCGGAGCGACACTCAACGAACTGCTCCTGAGCGCCTACGCCGGCGCCCTCCGCGCCTGCTACGGGCCCCTGCGCTCCTGGCCCAAGGGGCCGACCCCCCTGTACGCCACGGTGCCGGTCGACCTGCGGACCCGGCACAGCGCGGGGCAACTCGGCAACGGCGTCACCGTGCTGCGCATCCCGCTGCCCGTCGACATCGCCTCCCCGGTGGAACGTCTCCAGGCATGCCAGGACCTGGTCGCCGCGCTGCATCACCGCTGCGACGCCCACCGCGCGATCCTGCCCGCGCTGCAGGCCTCCGCGCGGACCGTGCCGTGGCTGGCCGAGGTGATGGCCAAGCGCCTGGCGCGCCCCGAGATCACCACCAGCCTGTGCACCGCGTTCAAGTGGCGGGACAGCCCCAGCCGGTTGTACGGCCGTCCCCTGGCGCGCATCGTTCCGCTGCCGCAGCTGTCCCCGCCGGGCACGGCGAACCTCTGCCTCGTCCACACCGCCGACGCCTACACCCTGACCGTCGTCAGCCATCTGCGGGCCGGCGACGCCGAGATGATCGGCGCCGCCGTGGCCCAGGAGCTGCAAGCGGTGGCGGCGTCCGGAGCCGCCCCCTCCCCGCGTCGTACGGAGCCGCGGCTCAGCGCCCCGACTCACGCTCCGCCCGCTGCCACGCAGCCTCCCGCAGCAGCCGCAGACCGTTGA
- a CDS encoding SDR family NAD(P)-dependent oxidoreductase, whose amino-acid sequence MSTILITGANRGIGYETARALIAEGHTVWMGCRDKARGERAAGELGGRFVSLDVTDDASARAAAATIGRLDVLVNNAGLLEPPTHIGDLTSDLVHQVFDTNVFGAVRVTTAFLPLLAESARPAVVNVTSSIGSLAKSADPDDEFNAYPQDVYRASKAALNMFTVQYAKAYPAMRINCVDPGLTATDMMGGQVGQPPAQAAAIVAKVALLGPDGPTGQFLGADGVVPW is encoded by the coding sequence ATGTCAACAATCCTCATCACCGGCGCCAATCGGGGAATCGGCTACGAGACCGCCCGAGCACTTATTGCCGAGGGTCACACCGTATGGATGGGCTGTCGGGACAAGGCCCGAGGCGAGCGCGCCGCCGGCGAGTTGGGCGGGCGATTCGTATCGCTCGACGTCACCGACGACGCCTCCGCACGAGCCGCCGCCGCGACCATCGGCCGACTCGACGTACTGGTCAACAACGCGGGCCTGCTGGAGCCGCCGACGCACATCGGGGACCTCACGTCCGACCTCGTGCACCAGGTTTTCGACACGAATGTCTTCGGTGCCGTACGCGTCACGACGGCCTTTCTGCCCCTCCTGGCGGAGTCGGCGCGGCCGGCGGTCGTCAACGTGACCAGCAGCATTGGTTCGTTGGCCAAATCGGCCGATCCGGACGACGAGTTCAACGCCTACCCGCAGGATGTGTACCGCGCTTCCAAGGCGGCCCTGAACATGTTCACCGTCCAGTACGCCAAGGCATATCCGGCTATGCGGATCAACTGCGTCGACCCCGGTCTGACGGCGACCGACATGATGGGCGGTCAGGTGGGCCAGCCGCCGGCCCAAGCGGCCGCGATCGTCGCCAAGGTTGCTCTCCTCGGCCCGGACGGGCCGACCGGCCAGTTTCTCGGTGCCGACGGGGTCGTCCCGTGGTGA
- a CDS encoding ArsR/SmtB family transcription factor, with amino-acid sequence MGHGTDAKTSATARERLEAVGAADVATTLQALATPSRLRILARLQEGPCAATELADAVGMEQSACSHQLRLLRNLGLVTGERRGRSVIYALYDNHVAELLDQALYHVEHLRLGLRDAPAEVLENFGEVHTGPGTDRPGERQVPS; translated from the coding sequence ATGGGCCACGGAACGGACGCCAAGACCTCTGCCACGGCACGGGAACGCCTCGAAGCCGTGGGCGCCGCAGACGTCGCCACCACGCTGCAGGCCCTCGCCACCCCGTCACGCCTGCGGATCCTGGCCCGGCTCCAGGAGGGCCCGTGCGCGGCCACCGAGCTCGCGGACGCCGTGGGCATGGAACAGTCCGCCTGCTCGCATCAGCTGCGGCTGCTGCGCAATCTGGGGCTGGTGACGGGTGAGCGGCGCGGCCGGTCCGTGATCTACGCGCTCTACGACAACCACGTGGCCGAATTGCTCGACCAAGCCCTCTATCACGTGGAGCATCTGCGGCTGGGGTTGCGGGACGCTCCGGCGGAGGTCCTCGAAAATTTCGGCGAAGTTCACACCGGTCCAGGTACTGACAGACCAGGTGAACGCCAGGTACCGTCCTGA
- a CDS encoding wax ester/triacylglycerol synthase domain-containing protein: MRLSCADEMLLFNGCPGVVGLAAVFAGEQPDVARVRARVTERWAHLERMNCVLDRPESGGGRARWVVPGPFDPDVHVVLARHKVDDLWAQSVDRPLVGGVPPWRLYVVPDAAYGGFALALVAQHVLLDGRSLATLMRSLMDSPGAVRAAARPAPLSRAGLRAVGRELRVMTAAGQALPMPSPGRTYSSVAVSALPAQTVRAARRQPADGRGSTLNELLVGAVAGAMRDQYGPVRRWRQRDEPVYTAVPCDLRSRADPGELGNALTVIRVPLPVDVDGPLARLRAGQAALAAVPARAAVHASVLFPAAEAARRTGPWVTRLLTSRGRHSCFAATATTAVKWPGGPSTFRGHALVRTVGLPPLHHPGTASFALAQAGDAVTLTVVCNLRPDDARRLADAVVTEFETWARTSTPSL, encoded by the coding sequence ATGAGACTGTCCTGTGCCGACGAGATGCTGCTGTTCAACGGGTGTCCGGGAGTTGTCGGCCTGGCGGCGGTCTTCGCCGGTGAGCAGCCCGATGTGGCGCGGGTGCGGGCGCGCGTCACCGAGCGGTGGGCGCATCTGGAGCGGATGAACTGTGTGCTCGACCGTCCGGAAAGCGGCGGCGGGCGCGCGCGGTGGGTCGTACCGGGACCGTTCGACCCCGACGTCCATGTCGTCCTGGCCCGGCACAAGGTGGACGACCTGTGGGCGCAGAGCGTGGACCGGCCGCTCGTCGGCGGGGTGCCGCCCTGGCGGCTGTACGTGGTCCCGGACGCGGCGTACGGCGGTTTCGCCCTGGCGCTCGTGGCGCAGCATGTGCTGCTGGACGGGCGCTCGCTGGCCACGTTGATGCGTTCGTTGATGGACAGTCCTGGAGCGGTGCGGGCGGCTGCCCGGCCGGCGCCGCTGTCGCGTGCCGGGCTGCGAGCTGTGGGCCGGGAACTCCGGGTGATGACGGCCGCGGGGCAGGCCCTGCCGATGCCGTCGCCGGGGCGGACGTACTCCTCGGTCGCGGTGAGCGCGCTGCCGGCGCAGACGGTCCGGGCCGCCCGTCGGCAGCCTGCCGACGGGCGGGGCTCGACGTTGAACGAGCTGCTGGTGGGCGCGGTGGCCGGGGCGATGCGGGATCAGTACGGTCCGGTACGGCGGTGGCGGCAGCGGGATGAACCCGTGTACACGGCTGTGCCGTGTGATCTGCGCAGCCGGGCCGATCCGGGCGAACTGGGCAATGCCCTCACGGTGATTCGGGTGCCGTTGCCCGTCGATGTGGACGGGCCCCTGGCGCGGCTGCGGGCGGGGCAGGCCGCGCTGGCCGCGGTTCCCGCACGGGCCGCCGTGCACGCCTCGGTGCTGTTTCCCGCCGCGGAAGCGGCACGGCGGACCGGCCCTTGGGTGACCAGACTTCTCACCAGCCGTGGTCGCCACTCCTGCTTCGCGGCGACCGCGACCACCGCCGTCAAGTGGCCCGGCGGCCCCAGCACGTTCCGGGGCCACGCGCTCGTGCGCACTGTGGGGCTGCCGCCCCTGCACCACCCGGGCACCGCCAGCTTCGCCCTGGCCCAGGCAGGGGACGCGGTCACGTTGACCGTGGTGTGCAACCTGCGCCCGGACGACGCGCGACGGCTCGCCGACGCGGTCGTCACGGAGTTTGAGACATGGGCTCGTACCTCGACGCCATCACTGTGA
- a CDS encoding ABC transporter ATP-binding protein, giving the protein MATVSFEKATRIYPGTEKPAVDGLDIEVGDGEFLVLVGPSGCGKSTSLRMLAGLEDVNSGAIRIGDRDVTHLPPKDRDIAMVFQNYALYPHMTVADNMGFALKIAGVNKTEIRQKVEDAAKILDLTEYLGRKPKALSGGQRQRVAMGRAIVREPQVFLMDEPLSNLDAKLRVSTRTQIASLQRRLGITTVYVTHDQVEAMTMGDRVAVLKDGLLQQVDSPRNMYDRPANLFVAGFIGSPAMNLVEVPITDGGVKFGNSVVPVNREALSAAADKGDTTVTVGVRPEHFDIVEQNGGAAASLTKDSEDAPAGLAVSVNVVEELGADGYVYGSAKVDDVLKDLVVRVSGRAVPEKGATLHVVPRPGETHVFSTSTGERLTD; this is encoded by the coding sequence ATGGCCACTGTCTCGTTCGAAAAGGCGACCCGGATCTACCCGGGCACCGAGAAGCCCGCCGTCGATGGTCTGGACATCGAGGTCGGCGACGGCGAGTTCCTCGTCCTCGTCGGTCCCTCCGGCTGCGGCAAGTCCACCTCGCTCCGGATGCTCGCGGGGCTCGAGGACGTCAACTCCGGCGCCATCCGCATCGGCGACCGCGACGTCACCCACCTCCCGCCGAAGGACCGGGACATCGCCATGGTGTTCCAGAACTACGCGCTCTACCCGCACATGACGGTCGCCGACAACATGGGCTTCGCGCTCAAGATCGCGGGCGTCAACAAGACGGAGATCCGCCAGAAGGTCGAGGACGCGGCGAAGATCCTCGACCTCACCGAGTACCTCGGCCGCAAGCCGAAGGCCCTCTCCGGTGGTCAGCGCCAGCGTGTCGCCATGGGTCGCGCCATCGTGCGTGAGCCCCAGGTGTTCCTCATGGACGAGCCGCTGTCGAACCTCGACGCCAAGCTCCGTGTCTCCACGCGTACGCAGATCGCGTCGCTGCAGCGCCGTCTCGGCATCACCACCGTCTACGTCACCCACGACCAGGTCGAGGCCATGACGATGGGCGACCGCGTCGCCGTGCTCAAGGACGGTCTGCTCCAGCAGGTCGACTCGCCGCGCAACATGTACGACCGCCCGGCCAACCTCTTCGTCGCCGGCTTCATCGGCTCCCCCGCCATGAACCTGGTCGAGGTCCCGATCACCGACGGCGGTGTGAAGTTCGGCAACAGCGTGGTGCCCGTCAACCGCGAGGCGCTCAGCGCCGCCGCCGACAAGGGTGACACCACCGTGACCGTCGGTGTCCGCCCCGAGCACTTCGACATCGTCGAGCAGAACGGCGGCGCCGCGGCGTCCCTGACGAAGGACAGCGAGGACGCCCCGGCGGGCCTCGCCGTCTCCGTGAACGTCGTCGAGGAGCTGGGCGCCGACGGCTACGTCTACGGCAGCGCCAAGGTCGACGACGTCCTGAAGGACCTGGTCGTCCGTGTCAGCGGGCGTGCGGTGCCGGAGAAGGGCGCAACGCTGCACGTCGTGCCGCGGCCGGGCGAGACCCACGTGTTCTCGACCTCCACGGGCGAGCGTCTCACCGACTGA
- a CDS encoding beta-ketoacyl-[acyl-carrier-protein] synthase family protein: protein MTPGHAVAVTGLGVRCAAGATPAALWASLVECRSAISLHAFDEKGADEGAVVYPAGPMTDFDPSGQLTPKEVRRADRSAQLAVCAAVDAVEDAGGLHVPAERRAVVTGTGYGGVISQENGIGRPDVLYASRLMHNAGAYWVSAKLGITGPSLTVSTACASGTHAVGEALQMIRAGGADVVVAGGHEAPLTPTTALAFGRSGAMVTDCEEPASASRPFDEGRRGFVLAEGAAFLVLERLDLARARGARIYATLTGYGRTSDAYHLTAPHPDGAGARACMEQALADAGTTADAVTHVNAHGTGTQLNDLAEAQAITALFGPGGVPVTAPKAVTGHALGAAGAVEAVIAAWSVREGLAPPTAHLTRLDPRCELDVVTAEPRKIPDGPVISSSFAFGGHNACAVFDSPDG from the coding sequence GTGACGCCCGGCCACGCCGTCGCCGTCACGGGCCTGGGGGTTCGCTGCGCGGCCGGAGCGACGCCGGCCGCGCTGTGGGCGAGTCTGGTGGAGTGCCGTTCGGCGATCTCGCTGCATGCCTTCGACGAGAAGGGAGCAGACGAGGGAGCCGTCGTATACCCGGCGGGTCCGATGACCGACTTCGACCCGAGCGGACAGCTGACGCCCAAGGAGGTGCGGCGGGCGGACCGTTCGGCGCAGTTGGCGGTGTGTGCCGCCGTGGACGCCGTGGAGGATGCCGGGGGGCTGCATGTGCCGGCGGAGCGGCGGGCGGTGGTCACCGGGACCGGCTACGGCGGGGTGATCAGTCAGGAGAACGGCATCGGGCGGCCCGATGTGCTGTACGCGTCGCGGCTGATGCACAACGCGGGGGCGTACTGGGTCAGCGCCAAGCTCGGTATCACCGGCCCCAGTCTGACGGTCTCCACCGCCTGTGCCTCCGGGACGCATGCGGTGGGTGAGGCACTGCAGATGATCCGGGCGGGGGGCGCGGACGTGGTGGTGGCGGGGGGACACGAAGCTCCGCTGACCCCTACGACCGCGCTTGCCTTCGGCCGGTCCGGTGCGATGGTCACGGATTGCGAGGAACCCGCGTCCGCGTCACGGCCGTTCGACGAGGGGCGGCGGGGCTTCGTCCTCGCCGAAGGGGCGGCGTTCCTGGTGCTGGAACGGCTGGACCTGGCCCGCGCGCGGGGCGCCCGGATCTACGCCACGCTCACCGGGTACGGGCGCACCTCCGACGCCTACCACCTCACGGCACCGCATCCCGACGGCGCCGGTGCCCGGGCGTGCATGGAGCAGGCGCTCGCCGACGCGGGGACGACTGCGGACGCCGTCACCCATGTCAACGCGCATGGCACCGGCACCCAGTTGAACGACCTCGCGGAGGCGCAGGCCATCACCGCCCTGTTCGGCCCGGGTGGGGTGCCCGTGACCGCCCCCAAGGCGGTGACCGGGCATGCGCTGGGGGCGGCGGGAGCGGTGGAGGCCGTGATCGCGGCCTGGTCGGTGCGTGAAGGGCTCGCCCCGCCGACCGCCCATCTCACGCGGCTGGACCCCCGATGCGAACTGGACGTGGTCACGGCCGAGCCACGCAAGATCCCGGACGGCCCGGTGATCAGCAGCAGTTTCGCGTTCGGCGGCCACAACGCCTGTGCCGTGTTCGACTCGCCCGACGGTTGA